The DNA segment TCTGCGGCGCGATCAAGGACCGATCGAGATGCCATCAATATCCCCCGCCGAGCTGGAAGCTCGCCTGCGCCTGCACCACCTCCCCGAACTTGGCCCCGCCCGTTTTCGCCGCCTGATCGAAGCCTTTGGCTCTGCCTCTGCCGCCCTCAGTGCGCCGGCATCAGCGTGGCGTTCGCTGGGGCTGCCGGAGGCCTCCGCCGACCCGCGCCGCAGTCCGGAAATCCGTGACGCCGCCGGCCATGCCCTGGCCTGGCTGGAGCACCCCGGCCACCAGTTGCTGTGTTGGGACGACCCGGCCTACCCCGCGCTGCTTACCGAACTGGTCAATGCTCCGCCGCTGCTTTACGTCGCGGGTGACGCCACCTTGCTGGAGCGTCCGCAACTGGCGATGGTCGGCAGCCGCCGCGCCTCGGCTGCCGGCCTGGACACCGCCCGGGCCTTTGCCCGCAGCCTCGCCGGAGGCGGTTTCGTGATTACCAGTGGACTCGCCCTGGGCATCGATGGGGCTGCCCATTTGGGTGCCCTGGAAGCGGCTGGCCAGACGGTCGCGGTGCTCGGCACCGGTCTCGAGCGTCTCTATCCCAACCGTCACCGTGGGCTGGCTGCTCGCATAGTCGAAGAAGGCGGCGTCCTGGTGTCCGAGCTGCCCCTGGGCTGCCCGCCGCGGCCGGCCAACTTCCCTCAGCGCAACCGCATCATCAGCGGCCTCTCCCTGGGGGTGCTGGTGGTGGAAGCCAGCCCCTCCAGCGGCTCCCTGATCACCGCTCGCCTTGCGGCCGAACAGGGTCGCGAGGTCTATGCCATTCCCGGCTCGATCCACCATCCGGGTGCACGCGGATGCCATCAGCTGATCCGCGAAGGCGCCAGCCTGGTCGAGAAGGTGGAAGACATACTCGAAGCCTTGCGCGGCTGGCAGGCCATCGCGCCAGCGTGCCCTGCCGACCCGCCTGCGCTGGCCGCCCATCCCTTGCTCGACCTGCTGCGCGCTGCGCCCTACAGCAGCGAAGGCCTGGCCGCTGCCAGTGGCTGGGAGCTGCCGCGCCTGCTGGCCGAACTCACCGACCTGGAGCTGCAAGGGCGCGTCGCCCGCGAGGCCGGCTGCTGGGTGCATCGCCAAGGGTGAGCCCTGTACACTTTGCCGATCCAGTTATGCGGGAGTGGGTGATGGTCAGCAATTGGCGGGTGCAGCAAGTGGCGCGGGTCGTGCGTGAAGGCGGTGTGATCGCCTATCCCACCGAGGCGGTCTGGGGACTGGGCTGCGATCCCTGGAACGAAGATGCGGTGTACCGCCTGCTGGCGCTCAAGGAGCGCCCCGTGGAGAAAGGGCTGATCCTGGTGGCGGACAACATCCGCCAGTTCGACTTCCTCCTCGAAGGCCTGCCGGACGTCTGGATCGACCGGCTCGCCAGCAGCTGGCCGGGACCCAATACCTGGCTGGTGCCGCACCAGAACCTGCTCCCGGAGTGGATCACCGGCCAGCACGACAGCGTTGCCCTGCGTGTCAGTGACCACCCGCTGGTGCGCGATCTTTGCGCCCTCACCGGTCCTTTGGTCTCCACCTCCGCCAACCCATCCGGTCGCCCTGCCGCCTATTCGCGCCTGCGCGTGCAGCAGTACTTCGGCGACACGCTGGACGCGGTGCTGGGTGGCGCCCTGGGTGGACGCCGCAATCCCAGCATCATCCGCGACCTGGCCAGCGGCCGCGTACTCAGGGGATAAGCACGGTCGAGCCGGTAGTCTGGCGACTGGCCAGGGCGGTATGCGCTTTGGCGGCGTCGGCCAGGGCGAAGCGCTGGCTCACCTCCACCTTGATGCGCCCATCGGCGATCAGCCCGAACAGCTCGTCGGCCATCGCCTGCAGGCGATCCGGCGTGCTGGCGTAACCGAACAGCGTCGGCCGGGTAACGAAGAGCGAGCCCTTCTGCGCCAGGATGCCCAGGTTCACACCGGTCACCGGGCCCGAGGCATTGCCGAAGCTCACCATCAGGCCGCGCGGTGCCACGCAGTCCAGCGAGATTTCCCAGGTGTCTTTGCCCACTGAGTCATAGACCACCGGGCACTTGGCGCCGTGGGTGAGCTCCAGCACCCTTTGCACCACGTTCTCTTGGCTGTAGTCGATGGTCGCCCAGGCACCGTTGGCCTTCGCCAGCGCGGCTTTTTCCGCCGAGCTGACGGTACCGATCATATTCACGCCCAGGGCTCGCGCCCACTGGCAGGCGATCTGGCCAACCCCGCCGGCGGCGGCATGGAAGAGGATGGTCTCGCCGCCTTGGAGCGGAAAGGTCTGGCGCAGCAGGTATTGCACCGTCAGGCCCTTGAGCATCACCGCCGCAGCCTGCTCGAAGCTGATGCCATCAGGCAGGCGTACCAGCTTGTCCGCCGGCAGCACATGCAGTTCGCTGTAGGCGCCCAGCGGGCCGGTGGCGTAGGCCACGCGGTCGCCCACCTTGAAATGGGTCACCGCGCTGCCTATCGCTTCCACCTCGCCCGCGCCCTCGGTACCCAGGCTGGTCGGGAAGTTCGGGGCCGGATAGAGGCCGCTGCGGTAATAGGTATCGATGAAATTCAGGCCGATGGCGCGGTTGCGCACCCGTACTTCCTGCGGCCCCGGTTCTGCCGGCTGGTACTCCGCATATTCGAGGACCTCCGGTCCGCCGTAGGCGGAGAACTGGATACGTTTGGCCATGCTTGCAACCTCCTGGTCGGAAAAGCCCCCATCCAACGCCTCGCCTTGATTCCCGTCAAGCCACCAGTGGCCATTGGCGGTGGTATGCTTGCCTGCTCATTTTTCCGCCACCCTACCCGCTTCCAAGGTTGACGACGTGACTGACCGTACCGAGGCCGTGAAGGCCTACCTGCTCGATCTGCAAGACCGCATCTGCACCGCCCTGGCGGCTGAGGACGGCAAGACCGGCTTCTACGAGGATGCCTGGACGCGCCCCGCCGGTGGTGGTGGCCGCACCCGGGTGATCGAGAACGGCGGACTGATCGAGAAGGGCGGTGTGAACTTCTCCCACGTGTTCGGCGCCAACCTGCCGCCGTCGGCCAGCGCCCACCGCCCAGAACTGGCCGGGCGCGGCTTCCAGGCCCTTGGCGTGTCCCTGGTGATCCACCCGGAAAACCCCCACGTACCCACCTCCCACGCCAACGTGCGTTTCTTCTGCGCCGAGAAGGAAGGCGAGGAGCCGGTCTGGTGGTTCGGCGGCGGTTTCGACCTGACGCCCTACTACGCCAATGAGGAAGACTGCGTGTACTGGCACAAGGTGGCCCGCGACGCCTGCGCGCCCTTCGGCGCCGACGTCTACCCGCGCTACAAGGAGTGGTGCGACCGCTACTTCCACCTCAAGCATCGCAACGAGCCGCGCGGCATTGGCGGTCTGTTCTTCGACGACCTGAACCAGTGGGACTTCGACACCAGCTTCGCCTTCATGCGCGCCATCGGTGATGCCTACCTGGAGGCGTACCTGCCGATCCTGAAGAAGCGCAAGAACACCCCCTTTACCGAACAACAGCGTGAGTTCCAGGCCTTCCGCCGGGGCCGCTATGTGGAGTTCAACCTGGTGTTCGACCGCGGCACTCTGTTCGGCCTGCAGTCCGGTGGCCGTACCGAATCCATCCTCATGTCCCTGCCACCGCACGTGCGCTGGGGCTATGACTGGAAGCCGGAACCGGGCAGCGAAGAAGCGCGCCTGACCGAGTACTTTCTCAAGGACCGCGACTGGCTCGGGGAGGCAGGGCTGTGACCGACCGCTACTGCGTCTTCGGCAACCCCATCGGCCACAGCAAGTCGCCGCTGATCCACCGTCTGTTCGCCGAGCAGACCGGCGAGCAATTGACCTACGAAGCCGTGCTGGCGCCGCTGGACGACTTCACGGGCTGCGCCCGGCAGTTCTTCGAAACCGGCAAGGGCGGCAACGTCACTGTGCCCTTCAAGGAGCAGGCCTATCAGCTGGCCGGCAGCCTCAGCGCTCGAGCCCAGCGCGCGGGTGCGGTGAACACCCTGAAGAAGCTCGATGACGGCAGCCTGCTCGGCGACAACACCGACGGCGCCGGCCTGGTGCGCGACCTCACCCGCAACGCCGGCCTGATTCTCGCCGGCAAACGCATCCTGTTGCTGGGCGCCGGTGGCGCTGCGCGTGGCGTGATCGAACCGCTGCTGGCTTCGAGGCCGGCAGGCCTGGTGATTGCCAACCGCACCGTGGAGAAGGCTGAGGTGCTGGCCCAACTCTTCGCCGATCTCGGCCCGGTGTCTGCCAGTGGCTTCGACTGGCTGGAGGAGCCGGTTGACCTGATCATCAACGGTACGTCGGCGAGCCTCGCCGGTGACCTGCCGCCCATCTCGCCGAGCCTGATCCAGCCGGGTCACACCGTCTGCTACGACATGATGTACGGCAAGGAAATGACCGCCTTCAACCGCTGGGCCACCGAGCACGGTGCTGCTCGCACGCTCGATGGTCTGGGCATGCTGGTGGAGCAGGCCGCCGAAGCCTTCCTGCTCTGGCGCGGCGTGCTGCCGGACAGCGCGCCGGTGCTGGCCGAGCTGCGCCGCCAGCTGGCGCAAGGCTGACTGCAGGAGCGAAGGTTGGGCTGAGCCTTTGTAGGATGGGTGGAGCCTGCGATACCCATCAGGTTCTGCGCAGCAGCATGGGTATCGCTCCGCTCCACCCATCCTACAGGGCTGAACTTTCCCCTCCCACAGTAAACCCACGAGCCTGCTAGCCCTCGATCACCAGACCGCTGCTTTCGGTTTCCAGCTTTCGCAGCTCCCGCTCCACCTGCGGGCGGGCGCGGCGCAGCACCAGGCTGCGCCCTTCCCCGCCCAGGCGCCGCGCTTCCTCGTGAAGCATGCTCACCCCGGCGTAATCGATGAAGTTCACATGATGCGCATCCAGCACCAGGCGCCCGGCGCGGCTGCGCTGGATCAGCCGCTGCAGGTACGGGCAGGCGCCGAAGAAGATCGAACCCTCGATGCGCAGTACCTCGGCATCCCCCTCCTGCGCCTGCAGCACCCGTGGCTGCGAGGTGCGCTTGAGGTAGAAGAACAGCGACGCCAGCACGCCGGC comes from the Pseudomonas sp. TCU-HL1 genome and includes:
- the dprA gene encoding DNA-processing protein DprA — protein: MPSISPAELEARLRLHHLPELGPARFRRLIEAFGSASAALSAPASAWRSLGLPEASADPRRSPEIRDAAGHALAWLEHPGHQLLCWDDPAYPALLTELVNAPPLLYVAGDATLLERPQLAMVGSRRASAAGLDTARAFARSLAGGGFVITSGLALGIDGAAHLGALEAAGQTVAVLGTGLERLYPNRHRGLAARIVEEGGVLVSELPLGCPPRPANFPQRNRIISGLSLGVLVVEASPSSGSLITARLAAEQGREVYAIPGSIHHPGARGCHQLIREGASLVEKVEDILEALRGWQAIAPACPADPPALAAHPLLDLLRAAPYSSEGLAAASGWELPRLLAELTDLELQGRVAREAGCWVHRQG
- a CDS encoding L-threonylcarbamoyladenylate synthase, which produces MVSNWRVQQVARVVREGGVIAYPTEAVWGLGCDPWNEDAVYRLLALKERPVEKGLILVADNIRQFDFLLEGLPDVWIDRLASSWPGPNTWLVPHQNLLPEWITGQHDSVALRVSDHPLVRDLCALTGPLVSTSANPSGRPAAYSRLRVQQYFGDTLDAVLGGALGGRRNPSIIRDLASGRVLRG
- a CDS encoding NADPH:quinone reductase is translated as MAKRIQFSAYGGPEVLEYAEYQPAEPGPQEVRVRNRAIGLNFIDTYYRSGLYPAPNFPTSLGTEGAGEVEAIGSAVTHFKVGDRVAYATGPLGAYSELHVLPADKLVRLPDGISFEQAAAVMLKGLTVQYLLRQTFPLQGGETILFHAAAGGVGQIACQWARALGVNMIGTVSSAEKAALAKANGAWATIDYSQENVVQRVLELTHGAKCPVVYDSVGKDTWEISLDCVAPRGLMVSFGNASGPVTGVNLGILAQKGSLFVTRPTLFGYASTPDRLQAMADELFGLIADGRIKVEVSQRFALADAAKAHTALASRQTTGSTVLIP
- the hemF gene encoding oxygen-dependent coproporphyrinogen oxidase gives rise to the protein MTDRTEAVKAYLLDLQDRICTALAAEDGKTGFYEDAWTRPAGGGGRTRVIENGGLIEKGGVNFSHVFGANLPPSASAHRPELAGRGFQALGVSLVIHPENPHVPTSHANVRFFCAEKEGEEPVWWFGGGFDLTPYYANEEDCVYWHKVARDACAPFGADVYPRYKEWCDRYFHLKHRNEPRGIGGLFFDDLNQWDFDTSFAFMRAIGDAYLEAYLPILKKRKNTPFTEQQREFQAFRRGRYVEFNLVFDRGTLFGLQSGGRTESILMSLPPHVRWGYDWKPEPGSEEARLTEYFLKDRDWLGEAGL
- the aroE gene encoding shikimate dehydrogenase, with product MTDRYCVFGNPIGHSKSPLIHRLFAEQTGEQLTYEAVLAPLDDFTGCARQFFETGKGGNVTVPFKEQAYQLAGSLSARAQRAGAVNTLKKLDDGSLLGDNTDGAGLVRDLTRNAGLILAGKRILLLGAGGAARGVIEPLLASRPAGLVIANRTVEKAEVLAQLFADLGPVSASGFDWLEEPVDLIINGTSASLAGDLPPISPSLIQPGHTVCYDMMYGKEMTAFNRWATEHGAARTLDGLGMLVEQAAEAFLLWRGVLPDSAPVLAELRRQLAQG